One genomic region from Clostridiaceae bacterium encodes:
- a CDS encoding helix-turn-helix domain-containing protein, whose protein sequence is MSKFVTVSHIAEKWGVTERYVQILCKQGRIDGVVKFGNSWAIPEKAEKPIKLKTGFKGRRPE, encoded by the coding sequence ATGAGCAAATTTGTTACAGTATCGCATATTGCTGAGAAATGGGGAGTTACCGAAAGATATGTTCAAATTCTTTGCAAGCAAGGACGTATAGATGGAGTGGTTAAGTTCGGTAATTCATGGGCTATACCCGAGAAGGCAGAAAAACCTATAAAATTAAAAACCGGTTTTAAAGGAAGAAGACCAGAGTAA